A stretch of Solenopsis invicta isolate M01_SB chromosome 9, UNIL_Sinv_3.0, whole genome shotgun sequence DNA encodes these proteins:
- the LOC105198041 gene encoding uncharacterized protein LOC105198041, with product MTEEKRLSLGINVSLLLILMIFGVFLSLPLRLLFNASYFDQNSGNESSIGGPGEKGREPVIPMDHRKLKRCPNLQYEDRLMSVFVNDYDENCTYVQDDDDDGDDDDSGSEEEEVSREDKNEKKAATYRSKRRKRFDEEMKESAEEILKMRQMKSVTVAGHILVTMLLISVIAALVEVLRIRFAREKDSSRAGTIISRRCSSTNVDTPATRRSRELIRSQKSFEIPGMHRSALRLLGAQQPLLIRRSSFPTPQAKHAATSSLCGTPSKGLSRRPSIESDEEVGTNALHHRIRLIRRH from the exons ATGACGGAGGAGAAGCGACTATCGTTGGGCATCAACGTTAGCCTTCTACTAATATTGATGATATTCGGGGTGTTCCTGTCCTTGCCTCTGCGACTGTTGTTCAACGCGAGTTACTTTGATCAGAATAGCGGAAATGAAAGCAGCATCGGTGGCCCGGGCGAGAAAGGAAGAGAGCCCGTGATACCGATGGATCACCGAAAATTAAAACGCTGTCCGAATCTGCAGTATGAGGATCGCTTGATGTCCGTCTTTGTGAACGATTATGACGAAAATTGCACGTACGTGCaagacgacgatgacgatggtgatgatgatgacaGCGGGTCTGAAGAGGAAGAAGTTAGCAGAGAGGATAAGAACGAGAAGAAAGCGGCAACGTACAGGTCCAAGAGGAGGAAACGATTCGACgaagaaatgaaagaaagcGCTGAAGAGATCTTGAAGATGCGTCAGATGAAGTCTGTCACGGTGGCAGGCCACATACTCGTGACGATGTTGCTCATATCAGTAATAGCTGCCCTTGTTGAAGTACTGCGAATACGCTTCGCCAGAGAAAAA GATTCGTCTAGGGCAGGAACGATTATTTCACGGAGATGCTCCTCCACCAACGTGGACACACCCGCCACAAGGCGTTCAAGAGAATTAATTAGAAGCCAAAAATCCTTTGAGATACCAGGAATGCACCGTTCCGCATTGCGTCTATTAG GAGCGCAGCAGCCCCTACTTATTCGTCGCTCCTCGTTTCCAACGCCACAAGCGAAGCATGCCGCTACTTCGTCTCTTTGCGGTACACCGAGTAAAGGGTTGTCGCGGCGCCCGTCGATTGAATCGGACGAAGAAGTCGGAACTAACGCTCTTCATCATCGCATCCGTTTAATTCGACGCCATTAA
- the LOC105198037 gene encoding phospholipid phosphatase 6: METSDKRQVPTPLRKVLAVDTYLTDQLVKLVERSLPLRQLKVHYKLLEISCHGIPWLGTSLILIWVFNSKSLYQMQVNLLIGLLLDILLISVLKAVTRRRRPNNNTNDDLFVIGPDKYSFPSGHASRAAFVVYFFLHLWPVPLMCTPPLLAWSSSVCMSRILMRRHHILDVVFGVLLGIFEGLLIGYIYLEQETCISLVSWITDEKVHGAE; encoded by the exons ATGGAAACG TCTGACAAAAGACAGGTCCCAACACCGTTGAGAAAAGTATTGGCAGTGGATACCTATTTAACAGATCAGCTTGTCAAATTGGTGGAAAGGAGTTTACCTTTAAGACAATTGAAAGTGCATTATAAACTATTGGAG ATATCATGCCACGGCATACCTTGGCTTGGAACATCTCTCATACTAATTTGGGTTTTCAACAGCAAGAGTTTGTATCAAATGCAGGTTAACCTTCTGATAG GACTGCTACTCGACATCCTCTTAATTTCTGTGCTCAAAGCAGTTACAAGAAGAAGACGACCAAATAACAACACGAATGACGATCTATTCGTAATAGGTCCTGATAAATATTCTTTTCCATCTGGACATGCGTCACGTGCTGCATTTGTTGTATATTTCTTCCTCCATCTGTGGCCAGTACCCTTAATGTGCACACCACCTTTGCTAGCATGGTCCTCTAGTGTGTGTATGTCCAGAATATTAATGAGAAGACATCACATATTGGACGTAGTTTTTGGTGTACTTCTAGGTATCTTCGAAGGTTTACTTATAGGTTATATTTATTTGGAGCAGGAGACGTGCATTAGTTTAGTTTCCTGGATTACGGATGAAAAAGTACATGGAGCTGAATAA
- the LOC105198036 gene encoding PAN2-PAN3 deadenylation complex catalytic subunit PAN2 isoform X2 — protein MDYPVLGHYDPTVEATDHGSGEEEQELLWEECNYVVPGEVPTEYVPATEQFGEDFAGAEFHETRALLADGGDRFGVSTAIFDTFEELMWMGNQGGHVTSYYGPGLQKYTSFQVHATQEIRHIHAIDEGILVLSQTQLRCQLRRGIPIFTHTSVNMNDMQCMLQISPTRLLMGGHQDKIIDFNLSRGKETGLVDVDERGCAILRQHSRLICAGNPAGRIDLRDPNTLSIEHTLDTHSGSLSDFDVQGNYLVTCGFSNSRQGLTVDRFLMAYDLRQMRALSPVTTMVYPLLLKFLPSYSSRLAVVSPLGQMQLLDTIYANVQPSVTCLYQVATGGAAILSFDVASTSQCLCFGDSAGSIHLMSTNNPEPQFNTFSRPTEFADPIETLPSIPLDDDVTPYSIIPMVYSDQPLLSDWPEEFIKKVYRKTPPIDPEILRTMKMQGTIGYAPNPQAFRRNQIPYNLEKRRGLIAKPFAGDSRSKTDDGTFVAIPKRYRKIELKYSRLGYDDFDFDQYNRTSFCGLEATLPNSYCNAMLQLLYYCEPVRVALLSHSCQREFCLSCELGFLFHMLDTSRGFPCQAANFLRAFRTVREASALGLILNDPESKKKINLIMLIQSWNRFILHQIHYEILETRKRQQKEEEAARLLKSGCKYPPFVYNEQDFPSILEDLGSRYRSHDDERKRKRKQEEDDKTTKKSEENEVRDDETEISRLFGSEQMHIHRCLKCGQEATKHSIMLLCNLVYPEIINPSEEVPFTNVLARSLRPEKITPAWCDNCQKFTPTLQSRQLTKLPQILALNCGLDTQQDKAFWQNQMDIVVQNVLTGKESSPSSSPVPVTAKPCRYGNNCTRTGCRFRHAGRDSETEKLFSSSSTPSTSSISAPVTSPPSHLYYLHSWIPHSIEISLEENGEMSVKKINELRSELNNDMSAQNLMENGQEDKTVQIVSESVGDNNEENVEKLKNCSIVSNEEDSEAVKSTNLEISCNIQKIQYGLSAVVCYIDDKNNEERRNIVALLKVGPNYHERSGGHAVSQWYIFNDFCIQPVTPQEAVWFNLDWKVPCVLHYTAIPAPEVTQFISPLTYDVFGEDKCIARSGGTRGITFTPLSSDEMPKKGELVGIDAEFVTLNQEESELRSDGKMSTIKPSHMSVARITCIRGQGPLEGTPFIDDYISTQEQVVDYLTKFSGIQPGDLDANFSSKHLTTLKSTYQKLRFLVDNGIIFVGHGLKNDFRVINLVVPPEQIVDTVLLFHLPHHRMVSLRFLTWHFLGKNIQSETHDSAEDARAALELYRKYKELERSGTLKETLKELYEVGTQLQWKVPDS, from the exons ATGGACTACCCGGTGTTGGGCCACTACGATCCCACGGTAGAGGCCACCGACCACGGTAGCGGCGAAGAAGAACAGGAGCTACTTT GGGAGGAATGTAATTATGTCGTACCTGGGGAAGTACCTACTGAATATGTACCTGCGACGGAACAGTTTGGAGAGGACTTTGCCGGAGCCGAGTTTCATGAAACTAGAGCATTGCTCGCCGATGGCGGAGACAGATTTGGAGTGTCCACTGCCATTTTCGATACGTTCGAAGAGCTTATGTGGATGGGGAATCAAGGG GGTCATGTAACATCCTACTATGGACCTGGCTTACAAAAATATACCTCTTTTCAAGTCCACGCGACACAAGAGATACGGCATATTCATGCTATAGATGAGGGTATCTTAGTGTTGTCTCAGACTCAATTAAGATGTCAATTACGAAGAGGCATACCTATATTCACCCACAc ATCGGTGAATATGAATGACATGCAGTGTATGCTGCAAATCTCCCCAACTAGACTACTCATGGGTGGACATcaggataaaataattgattttaatcttaGTAGAGGAAAAGAGACTGGATTA GTGGATGTAGATGAGCGAGGTTGTGCGATACTGCGACAACACAGTAGGCTTATTTGTGCTGGTAATCCTGCGGGAAGAATAGATCTCAGGGATCCAAATACATTATCAATAGAGCATACTTTGGATACGCATAGTGGTTCTTTAAGTGATTTTGATGTTCAAGGAAACTATCTTGTTACATGTGGGTTCAGCAACAG TCGTCAGGGGCTCACTGTCGATCGATTTTTAATGGCCTACGATTTGAGACAAATGAGAGCATTAAGTCCAGTCACCACTATGGTGTATCCTCTTTTATTAAAGTTCCTACCGAGTTATTCCAGTCGGCTCGCAGTGGTGTCGCCGCTAGGACAAATGCAACTACTTGATACAATATATGCTAATGTACAACCATCAGTGACATGTTTATATCAG GTTGCTACTGGTGGCGCGGCGATATTATCCTTTGATGTAGCTTCCACATCTCAATGTCTTTGTTTTGGAGATTCAGCGGGCTCTATACATTTAATGTCTACCAACAACCCAGAACCTCAATTCAATACATTTTCTAG gCCTACGGAGTTTGCTGATCCAATTGAGACTCTACCATCAATTCCGTTGGATGACGATGTTACTCCGTACAGTATTATACCAATGGTATATTCAGATCAACCACTTCTAAGTGATTGGCctgaagaatttataaaaaaagtttacag AAAAACTCCACCAATAGATCCTGAAATCTTGCGCACAATGAAAATGCAGGGAACAATAGGATATGCGCCAAATCCTCAGGCTTTTCGCAGAAATCAA ATACCGTACAATCTGGAAAAACGACGTGGCTTAATCGCGAAACCCTTCGCGGGGGACTCACGGTCTAAAACAGATGACGGCACCTTTGTAGCCATACCTAAGCGTTATCGTAAAATCGAGTTGAAATACTCACGACTTGGTTATGATGATTTTGATTTCGATCAGTACAATCGAACCAGCTTTTGTGGCCTGGAAGCTACACTTCCCAACAGTTATTGCAATGCTATGCTGCAG TTGCTTTATTATTGCGAGCCTGTAAGGGTAGCATTGCTCTCGCATTCGTGCCAACGAGAGTTCTGTCTTTCTTGCGAATTGGGATTCTTATTTCACATGCTGGATACATCCCGAGGATTTCCTTGCCAAGCTGCGAATTTCCTTAGAGCTTTTAGGACAGTACGAGAGGCATCAGCTTTAGGACTTATACTGAACGATCCAGAAtccaagaaaaaaatcaatctaATTATGCTCATACAA AGCTGGAATAGATTCATTCTACATCAAATACACTACGAAATACTGGAAACGAGGAAGCGACAGCAAAAGGAAGAGGAGGCAGCACGACTTCTAAAATCAGGTTGCAAATATCCTCCATTTGTTTATAACGAACAGGATTTCCCGAGCATCCTCGAAGATCTTGGTTCTCGATATAGAAGCCATGAtgatgaaaggaaaagaaagagaaagcagGAGGAGGATG ACAAGACCACCAAAAAATCCGAAGAGAATGAAGTGCGAGATGACGAAACAGAGATCAGTCGTCTGTTTGGATCTGAACAAATGCACATACATCGTTGTCTCAAATGTGGGCAAGAAGCTACAAAACATTCCATCATGTTACTTTGTAACTTAGTTTATCCGGAAATAATTAATCCTT CTGAAGAGGTACCGTTCACAAATGTTCTTGCCCGCAGTTTAAGACCTGAGAAAATTACACCCGCATGGTGTGACAATTGCCAGAAATTTACACCTACTCTCCAGTCTCGACAATTGACTAAACTACCTCAAATACTGGCTCTAAACTGCGGCTTAGATACTCAGCAG GATAAGGCATTTTGGCAAAATCAAATGGACATTGTAGTGCAAAACGTGTTGACGGGAAAGGAGAGCAGTCCCAGCTCCAGTCCTGTACCCGTCACCGCAAAGCCTTGTCGATATGGCAATAATTGCACACGAACTGGATGTCGATTTAGGCACGCTGGCCGCGATTCAG aaacagaaaaattattctcatcGTCCTCTACTCCATCTACCTCATCGATCTCGGCGCCTGTTACATCGCCTCCTAGTCATTTATATTACTTGCACTCTTGGATACCTCACAGCATAGAGATCTCTCTCGAAGAAAACGGAGAAATGTCggttaaaaaaatcaatgaacTGAGAAGCGAATTGAATAACGACATGTCCGCACAGAACTTGATGGAGAACGGCCAAGAAGACAAAACGGTACAAATAGTTTCCGAGAGTGTTGGGGATAACAACGAAGAAAATgtcgaaaaattgaaaaattgtagtATAGTATCAAACGAGGAAGACAGTGAGGCcgtaaaaagtacaaatttaGAGATCTCTTGTAATATTCAAAAGATACAGTACGGTCTCAGTGCTGTCGTCTGTTACATCGACGATAAGAATAACGAGGAACGAAGAAACATTGTAGCACTGTTAAAAGTTGGACCAAATTATCATGAACGATCGGGAGGCCACGCTGTATCGCAATGGTACATCTTCAATGATTTCTG TATACAACCGGTGACACCGCAAGAAGCGGTGTGGTTTAATCTCGATTGGAAAGTGCCGTGTGTGCTCCATTACACAGCGATACCTGCACCTGAAGTAACACAATTTATCAGCCCCCTTACGTACGATGTATTCGGAGAAGATAAATGTATCGCTCGCAGTGGTGGAACTAGAGGCATCACGTTTACTCCTCTGTCATCAGACGAAATGCCCAAAAAAG gaGAATTGGTAGGAATCGATGCAGAATTTGTTACCTTAAACCAGGAAGAATCCGAGCTACGGAGCGATGGAAAAATGTCAACTATAAAACCGAGCCATATGTCGGTCGCGCGAATCACCTGTATACGCGG GCAAGGTCCATTGGAAGGAACACCGTTTATAGACGATTATATAAGCACTCAGGAACAGGTGGTCGATTATCTGACAAAATTCAGCGGAATTCAGCCAGGTGATTTGGACGCAAATTTTAGTAGCAAACATCTCACAACTTTGAAATCTACGTAtcaaaaattgagatttttagtAGACAACGGCATAATCTTTGTCGGACACGGTTTGAAAAACGATTTTAG GGTAATAAATTTGGTAGTGCCACCGGAGCAAATAGTAGATACAGTTTTGTTATTTCACTTACCTCATCATCGTATGGTATCGTTACGCTTCTTGACCTGGCACTTTTTGGGTAAAAACATTCAGTCTGAAACTCACGATTCAGCCGAGGACGCACGAGCAGCATTAGAATTATATCGCAAGTACAAAGAACTGGAAAGATCCGGCACATTGAAAGAAACGCTGAAGGAACTCTACGAAGTGGGCACCCAATTACAGTGGAAA GTCCCTGATAGCTGA
- the LOC105198036 gene encoding PAN2-PAN3 deadenylation complex catalytic subunit PAN2 isoform X1, protein MDYPVLGHYDPTVEATDHGSGEEEQELLWEECNYVVPGEVPTEYVPATEQFGEDFAGAEFHETRALLADGGDRFGVSTAIFDTFEELMWMGNQGGHVTSYYGPGLQKYTSFQVHATQEIRHIHAIDEGILVLSQTQLRCQLRRGIPIFTHTSVNMNDMQCMLQISPTRLLMGGHQDKIIDFNLSRGKETGLVDVDERGCAILRQHSRLICAGNPAGRIDLRDPNTLSIEHTLDTHSGSLSDFDVQGNYLVTCGFSNSRQGLTVDRFLMAYDLRQMRALSPVTTMVYPLLLKFLPSYSSRLAVVSPLGQMQLLDTIYANVQPSVTCLYQVATGGAAILSFDVASTSQCLCFGDSAGSIHLMSTNNPEPQFNTFSRPTEFADPIETLPSIPLDDDVTPYSIIPMVYSDQPLLSDWPEEFIKKVYRKTPPIDPEILRTMKMQGTIGYAPNPQAFRRNQIPYNLEKRRGLIAKPFAGDSRSKTDDGTFVAIPKRYRKIELKYSRLGYDDFDFDQYNRTSFCGLEATLPNSYCNAMLQLLYYCEPVRVALLSHSCQREFCLSCELGFLFHMLDTSRGFPCQAANFLRAFRTVREASALGLILNDPESKKKINLIMLIQSWNRFILHQIHYEILETRKRQQKEEEAARLLKSGCKYPPFVYNEQDFPSILEDLGSRYRSHDDERKRKRKQEEDGKYMWITSKDKTTKKSEENEVRDDETEISRLFGSEQMHIHRCLKCGQEATKHSIMLLCNLVYPEIINPSEEVPFTNVLARSLRPEKITPAWCDNCQKFTPTLQSRQLTKLPQILALNCGLDTQQDKAFWQNQMDIVVQNVLTGKESSPSSSPVPVTAKPCRYGNNCTRTGCRFRHAGRDSETEKLFSSSSTPSTSSISAPVTSPPSHLYYLHSWIPHSIEISLEENGEMSVKKINELRSELNNDMSAQNLMENGQEDKTVQIVSESVGDNNEENVEKLKNCSIVSNEEDSEAVKSTNLEISCNIQKIQYGLSAVVCYIDDKNNEERRNIVALLKVGPNYHERSGGHAVSQWYIFNDFCIQPVTPQEAVWFNLDWKVPCVLHYTAIPAPEVTQFISPLTYDVFGEDKCIARSGGTRGITFTPLSSDEMPKKGELVGIDAEFVTLNQEESELRSDGKMSTIKPSHMSVARITCIRGQGPLEGTPFIDDYISTQEQVVDYLTKFSGIQPGDLDANFSSKHLTTLKSTYQKLRFLVDNGIIFVGHGLKNDFRVINLVVPPEQIVDTVLLFHLPHHRMVSLRFLTWHFLGKNIQSETHDSAEDARAALELYRKYKELERSGTLKETLKELYEVGTQLQWKVPDS, encoded by the exons ATGGACTACCCGGTGTTGGGCCACTACGATCCCACGGTAGAGGCCACCGACCACGGTAGCGGCGAAGAAGAACAGGAGCTACTTT GGGAGGAATGTAATTATGTCGTACCTGGGGAAGTACCTACTGAATATGTACCTGCGACGGAACAGTTTGGAGAGGACTTTGCCGGAGCCGAGTTTCATGAAACTAGAGCATTGCTCGCCGATGGCGGAGACAGATTTGGAGTGTCCACTGCCATTTTCGATACGTTCGAAGAGCTTATGTGGATGGGGAATCAAGGG GGTCATGTAACATCCTACTATGGACCTGGCTTACAAAAATATACCTCTTTTCAAGTCCACGCGACACAAGAGATACGGCATATTCATGCTATAGATGAGGGTATCTTAGTGTTGTCTCAGACTCAATTAAGATGTCAATTACGAAGAGGCATACCTATATTCACCCACAc ATCGGTGAATATGAATGACATGCAGTGTATGCTGCAAATCTCCCCAACTAGACTACTCATGGGTGGACATcaggataaaataattgattttaatcttaGTAGAGGAAAAGAGACTGGATTA GTGGATGTAGATGAGCGAGGTTGTGCGATACTGCGACAACACAGTAGGCTTATTTGTGCTGGTAATCCTGCGGGAAGAATAGATCTCAGGGATCCAAATACATTATCAATAGAGCATACTTTGGATACGCATAGTGGTTCTTTAAGTGATTTTGATGTTCAAGGAAACTATCTTGTTACATGTGGGTTCAGCAACAG TCGTCAGGGGCTCACTGTCGATCGATTTTTAATGGCCTACGATTTGAGACAAATGAGAGCATTAAGTCCAGTCACCACTATGGTGTATCCTCTTTTATTAAAGTTCCTACCGAGTTATTCCAGTCGGCTCGCAGTGGTGTCGCCGCTAGGACAAATGCAACTACTTGATACAATATATGCTAATGTACAACCATCAGTGACATGTTTATATCAG GTTGCTACTGGTGGCGCGGCGATATTATCCTTTGATGTAGCTTCCACATCTCAATGTCTTTGTTTTGGAGATTCAGCGGGCTCTATACATTTAATGTCTACCAACAACCCAGAACCTCAATTCAATACATTTTCTAG gCCTACGGAGTTTGCTGATCCAATTGAGACTCTACCATCAATTCCGTTGGATGACGATGTTACTCCGTACAGTATTATACCAATGGTATATTCAGATCAACCACTTCTAAGTGATTGGCctgaagaatttataaaaaaagtttacag AAAAACTCCACCAATAGATCCTGAAATCTTGCGCACAATGAAAATGCAGGGAACAATAGGATATGCGCCAAATCCTCAGGCTTTTCGCAGAAATCAA ATACCGTACAATCTGGAAAAACGACGTGGCTTAATCGCGAAACCCTTCGCGGGGGACTCACGGTCTAAAACAGATGACGGCACCTTTGTAGCCATACCTAAGCGTTATCGTAAAATCGAGTTGAAATACTCACGACTTGGTTATGATGATTTTGATTTCGATCAGTACAATCGAACCAGCTTTTGTGGCCTGGAAGCTACACTTCCCAACAGTTATTGCAATGCTATGCTGCAG TTGCTTTATTATTGCGAGCCTGTAAGGGTAGCATTGCTCTCGCATTCGTGCCAACGAGAGTTCTGTCTTTCTTGCGAATTGGGATTCTTATTTCACATGCTGGATACATCCCGAGGATTTCCTTGCCAAGCTGCGAATTTCCTTAGAGCTTTTAGGACAGTACGAGAGGCATCAGCTTTAGGACTTATACTGAACGATCCAGAAtccaagaaaaaaatcaatctaATTATGCTCATACAA AGCTGGAATAGATTCATTCTACATCAAATACACTACGAAATACTGGAAACGAGGAAGCGACAGCAAAAGGAAGAGGAGGCAGCACGACTTCTAAAATCAGGTTGCAAATATCCTCCATTTGTTTATAACGAACAGGATTTCCCGAGCATCCTCGAAGATCTTGGTTCTCGATATAGAAGCCATGAtgatgaaaggaaaagaaagagaaagcagGAGGAGGATGGTAAATATATGTGGATCACATCGAAAG ACAAGACCACCAAAAAATCCGAAGAGAATGAAGTGCGAGATGACGAAACAGAGATCAGTCGTCTGTTTGGATCTGAACAAATGCACATACATCGTTGTCTCAAATGTGGGCAAGAAGCTACAAAACATTCCATCATGTTACTTTGTAACTTAGTTTATCCGGAAATAATTAATCCTT CTGAAGAGGTACCGTTCACAAATGTTCTTGCCCGCAGTTTAAGACCTGAGAAAATTACACCCGCATGGTGTGACAATTGCCAGAAATTTACACCTACTCTCCAGTCTCGACAATTGACTAAACTACCTCAAATACTGGCTCTAAACTGCGGCTTAGATACTCAGCAG GATAAGGCATTTTGGCAAAATCAAATGGACATTGTAGTGCAAAACGTGTTGACGGGAAAGGAGAGCAGTCCCAGCTCCAGTCCTGTACCCGTCACCGCAAAGCCTTGTCGATATGGCAATAATTGCACACGAACTGGATGTCGATTTAGGCACGCTGGCCGCGATTCAG aaacagaaaaattattctcatcGTCCTCTACTCCATCTACCTCATCGATCTCGGCGCCTGTTACATCGCCTCCTAGTCATTTATATTACTTGCACTCTTGGATACCTCACAGCATAGAGATCTCTCTCGAAGAAAACGGAGAAATGTCggttaaaaaaatcaatgaacTGAGAAGCGAATTGAATAACGACATGTCCGCACAGAACTTGATGGAGAACGGCCAAGAAGACAAAACGGTACAAATAGTTTCCGAGAGTGTTGGGGATAACAACGAAGAAAATgtcgaaaaattgaaaaattgtagtATAGTATCAAACGAGGAAGACAGTGAGGCcgtaaaaagtacaaatttaGAGATCTCTTGTAATATTCAAAAGATACAGTACGGTCTCAGTGCTGTCGTCTGTTACATCGACGATAAGAATAACGAGGAACGAAGAAACATTGTAGCACTGTTAAAAGTTGGACCAAATTATCATGAACGATCGGGAGGCCACGCTGTATCGCAATGGTACATCTTCAATGATTTCTG TATACAACCGGTGACACCGCAAGAAGCGGTGTGGTTTAATCTCGATTGGAAAGTGCCGTGTGTGCTCCATTACACAGCGATACCTGCACCTGAAGTAACACAATTTATCAGCCCCCTTACGTACGATGTATTCGGAGAAGATAAATGTATCGCTCGCAGTGGTGGAACTAGAGGCATCACGTTTACTCCTCTGTCATCAGACGAAATGCCCAAAAAAG gaGAATTGGTAGGAATCGATGCAGAATTTGTTACCTTAAACCAGGAAGAATCCGAGCTACGGAGCGATGGAAAAATGTCAACTATAAAACCGAGCCATATGTCGGTCGCGCGAATCACCTGTATACGCGG GCAAGGTCCATTGGAAGGAACACCGTTTATAGACGATTATATAAGCACTCAGGAACAGGTGGTCGATTATCTGACAAAATTCAGCGGAATTCAGCCAGGTGATTTGGACGCAAATTTTAGTAGCAAACATCTCACAACTTTGAAATCTACGTAtcaaaaattgagatttttagtAGACAACGGCATAATCTTTGTCGGACACGGTTTGAAAAACGATTTTAG GGTAATAAATTTGGTAGTGCCACCGGAGCAAATAGTAGATACAGTTTTGTTATTTCACTTACCTCATCATCGTATGGTATCGTTACGCTTCTTGACCTGGCACTTTTTGGGTAAAAACATTCAGTCTGAAACTCACGATTCAGCCGAGGACGCACGAGCAGCATTAGAATTATATCGCAAGTACAAAGAACTGGAAAGATCCGGCACATTGAAAGAAACGCTGAAGGAACTCTACGAAGTGGGCACCCAATTACAGTGGAAA GTCCCTGATAGCTGA